gtatgaactgtgttatctgttctttagaggggagatcatttgtgtttgtccacgtgctttgtacacacccaacacaccggaacatatcgagtaagtgtggctgcatctcaaaacattgggttgtaatgattatttgttctgcactaagaagtattgtggcttggaaataatgtatttttatttctgtttccctattaagcaagccactgctgttgtctattgtggcgtaattgtctttaatctgttaaatgattttctttgatctcttagatcccttttcgaactcttttaaaattcagactttcatcttaaagctgtaacaatttctcattgttcagtcgggaataaagcccacataaaaattattttgtgtccagcctaGTCCTTCCAGAGACTCGGCTACATAATTTTGGTctcagaagtgggattccctATTAAGTTCTGAGATTGTAGTGGATAGTGTGAGTTTAAGTATAATAGACAACAGTAGTGGTGAGAAGTGAAGCAGTCCTGACGCCATAGTGTGGAGTGTCGATGGAGTAAGGCCTTCGTGTACAGCCTGTGGTTCGTGTGGCTGAACGTGGAACAGCCTCGCATCGACACGCATCACTGGACGCGAGGGAGTCTTCAAAGCTGCCAGAAGAGAAACggattgactttttgttttgttttttttggtaatgttCAGCCCAGATCAATTTAGAATTCAGTTCAATTGTTCAGAAGCGTCCATGACCAGATGGGACATCAGGGTATAGAGCGAACATTAGGTCTTCTGCGGCAAAGGTGTTTCTGGGGAGGCATGCATGAAAAAGTTGAGCAGTGAATAAAGAAGTGGCAAAATGCCACAACCAAAGATTCGAGCCCCTCAAACTCCATTTTTGGCGACTCGGCCACTTGAGGTCGTTGCTGTGGATTTCACGACACTGGAACGTGCAACAGATGGGCGTGAAAGTGATAACGGATGTATTCACGAAGTTCAGTCAGGCAATTGCTGTTCGAGATCAAAAGGCAGATACTACTGCAAAAGTCATCCTGAGAGAGTGGTTTCTCAAGTATGGTGTGCCAGGACGCCTGCACTCAGACCAAGGCCGGAATTTTGAAAGTGCTGTCGTGGCTGATTTGTGCAAGCTCTATGGAGTTAAGAAGACCAGAACCACACCCTATCACCCCCAAGGCAACCCACAGTATGAAAGGTTCAACCGAATCCTACATGATCTTTTGCGTACGCTTCCCCCTGAAAAGAAACACCGTTGGCCGGAACACCTGTCCCAGTTGGTCTATGCATACGATGTGACTCCACACTCAACAATGGGACATTCACCCCATTACTTGTTTGGCGTCCACCCGCACCTTCCAGTGGATGCCTTACTGGGCCAAGAGCGACAAGTGAAAGATGATACAGTTGACTGGCGTGCCGTAAACCAGGAACGACTCAGAGATGCACATGCCCGGGCAAGAGCGATGACTGAGAGCAAAGCGGCTGAGAGAATGGCCCATCAACAGGAGAAAGTCTACTGTCCACCTGTTGATGTGGGTGAACTCGTGTAGCTACGTTTCAGGCCTCTCGGAAGAAATAAGATACAGGATGCATGGGCCTCAACCATGTACAAGGTTGTGGATGTACAAGGAAACACCTACACAGTAGAGACCCTGGATGGAGGACTGACAAAGAGGGTGCATAGGTCTAACCTCCGTCCATGTGTGGGACCAGCGCCGGAACAGAGAAGTCCTCGCCAAGCACCTGAAAAACAACCTATCCCAGCTCCACCATCAGAAGACGAGGCGGATGATATCGAGTTCGTATTGATTGAAGAATTCAAGGAACCACTTGCGGAAGAGGAAGTTTCCCAAGAGCCAGATGATAATGATAATGTTTCTGGCACTGgttcggaggaggaggaaattTTTGAAACAGACTCGCGGCAAAACCTTGAGGCCACATCAGATGTTAGCATGGCCGAAGAGAGCCCAAGACCTGGGCCTGCACCgaggggagaaagaaaagtgacTGTTAGTGTAGGTGTACCCAGTTCTGCCCTACGCAAGAGTCAGAGGAAAACTGCAGGGAAACACAAGAATCCATTCAATCTCCCCGTGTCAGCATGCAATGCCATTTCATTAAGTCCGGATGTATTCtctcagattttagcaggggtgGTCTGCTACACTTCGACCTTCACCAGACAGGTaatcagtggcggttctggggggggctaacgggggccagtgcccctgtagcactgattctggcccCCCCTGTGGTTCCCCCCTCCGAgcgtagattacgcagtcgcgccgagtcgccgatTCGAAAGGTGGAACCAAggtgcgtgatttaacattctcgtcggaccctttagtgcgctgcaccacttaaaaatgagcgggaaaatgagaacCAGTCCACAGAGAAGGAAATTGCCACGACGTGTGTGTGTTAggaatgtgaatctcagcactgaggacaatttgatacacatctcgatgcactaccagcgatgcgatacttgaacgatacatggaattttctggcgatacgatgcgatacacattaagttcaaatcaatgcgatccgatacgatacaaagcaatttgttgcgatattgtgcaattatccatgatgcaaataagcaaagaaaaacagcagaacttgtaaaacaacttatttaagccctttcacaattgggttttgtgcaaagaaaatgtaaacaatttggcacctgagactcacagctgttgctatagtgtaaacacaaacagactattctcactgagtgtcttatatgaaatataataataataataataatatatatatatatatatatatatatatatatatatatatatgaatctatagcgcaagatgtccacccatccactgtaagtgcaacactttgcgcactgttcagcgacacagtaatctcacttgtcactttgttgtacacatcgggaatatgtttgtaagtgaacactgacctgtctggtattttatacctgggttccaaaacgtgcacgagctgtctgaaaccctcgttgtccaccacgctaagacTGGAGGTCTtcgcatatgaaataagcagtggccttagttataggaATTGCGCGGTCGCAGTGAGTTGCAAGgagactcccaaaataagaggcaatttttttctgatcctgacctggtttaccaagagtttctccggtgtccgacgaggaactgggcggggaagcgggagggaaacttgtcggtgatctggtgccatcgttttaagtgggtctgcatatttgtggtgctgccgttgtatggcttcttagtgcgacattccttgcaaattacggaggttttatcaagctttccgtctttcttttcgaagccgtagtatttccaaacataagatttgaatgttgcggctgcattaaatatagtagtttcctcgctgctgcttgcgctaacttccatgtttcgctagttgtgtactggactgtatgtgacgcacggctatcgtccgtattcaacacaaaacgcaaagcaatgatggtgcattcaatgcgcctaggaaagggcagatatgtgacgtttaacatgaataaaacggcgattgaatcggattttaccgatacccatcaatgcatcgtgatgaatctcgatttcacccgtcaatcgcgtcgtacccagtgaatgagccgattcgctcgcatcgcgcacgtgcgcatcgatatatcgattattttccacacccttagtgtgtgcgtgtgtgtaacttttttagtctccctttttatttttatttaacaggatcaatatagaagacattgccttttaaaatgtggataattatatgcaatTAAAACATccagcttcagtgtatttgcaatttttgtccccggtaggctggtaccatatcatcccgtggcttgaatattctcaacagatggacaccggcgtattgttacgcttgcattttagccctcctaatactgttttttttcctcatcactgtaatgttatgactacaaatTCAAAgtctgaagaaataaaaagtcaaataagattttgaatctgtctttttagccctgggttgaatgtgcccccccatcaaaacccctggccccagtgaaattgatccagaactgCCCCTGCCGCAGGTATCCAACCAGACGAGCCTCATTCAGATCTGATGTtgcatttcaaagtaaaaagccTCTGAAAACTattatcattgttgttgttgtacttatttttattattattattattttataacaaAACAAAGGTCAAAACCTGTTTTAGCCCTActgttatgttgtgggtcaaCATGACCCGTTGAGAGAAAAAGGATTAAACTTAGTCTGCTGgcctctgtttttttgttgttttgttttaaatattaaaaaaaattgcacttgaAAACAATCTGAGAACCTTTTGAATCAAAAACCAATTATGACGACGTTGATTCAACACCATTACACACTATGGCTGAAATTAAATGCATTCTCTTTATTTATCGAGGAGCATGGCTTTAGGCGTTTCTCCTGGCTGTGCAAGTGACATCCTGAAGTATGCGAGCGGCTGGGATGGTTGGCAGTGTTTCAACGAGAATCGAGCATGTCTGTGGAAGGCCACGCCTGTTTTGTCTCTTGTCTTCacccttttcttttcattcaccATAATGTCTTTCACTGGGAACTATGAGCTGGAGAGTCAAGAAAACTATGAAGAATTCCTCAAAGAAATTGGTATTGGTTTTCTCGTTCCATCAATTGCCAAATATCTGCAATATCGCACATGTCAACTTTGTTCACTGTctgcatttggatttttttgccaAAGGACTTCTCAGTGCCAAGACTGACAGCAAAGTCCAGACAGAAGTCCTTCAGGATGGAAATGACTTCACGTGGACTCAAACTACCCCCAAGTGGACTTGGTCAAATAAATTCACCACTGGTCAGGAATGTGAGCTGTTTACAATGACGGGCTCCACATTCAAGGTGAGTCGAGATCCTTTGCAGCAGGTCGGCGGTGAGCATGGGTGGGAGGAGCGGGGGTGGCTGCGGGAGTGCTGAAAAAAATCtatcattttccatttgtagtTTTGATAACATTCATTGAAAGTTCTTTGTGTAAGAAGTGGGTTTATTGGTTCTTTACAGGCCCCCGTCAGTATGGACGGTGGGAAGATTTCTGTATTATTTCCGCAATACCTCTTCACAGCTGAGATGGTGAACGATAAGTTGGTCATGGTGAGTGTTATTGATCATCACACAGA
This window of the Hippocampus zosterae strain Florida chromosome 1, ASM2543408v3, whole genome shotgun sequence genome carries:
- the LOC127597638 gene encoding gastrotropin-like encodes the protein MSFTGNYELESQENYEEFLKEIGLLSAKTDSKVQTEVLQDGNDFTWTQTTPKWTWSNKFTTGQECELFTMTGSTFKAPVSMDGGKISVLFPQYLFTAEMVNDKLVMKCITPGEKGVTFTRVSKRTSDCKTQHA